From a region of the Alnus glutinosa chromosome 1, dhAlnGlut1.1, whole genome shotgun sequence genome:
- the LOC133875870 gene encoding ankyrin repeat-containing protein At5g02620-like, with protein MEKQSSFRGATMEKQQDFRGVDEKQGHARGAMEKQLSFKGVMEKQKSFKGAMEKQKSFKGVMEKQKSFKGLMEKQKSFRIVMEKQLSFISGDRRKSKDSPGKRGDLPLHLAARAGNLSRVREVLQSCDGDEAKNLLARQNQEGETPLYAAADSGHALVVGEMLKHLDLQTASITARNGYDPFHITAKQGHLEVLKELLNVFPNLAMTTDLSNSTALHTAATQGHIDIVNLLLETDSNLVKIAKNNGKTVLHSAARMGHLEVVKSLLNKDVSTGFRTDKKGQTALHMAVKGQNEEIVLELIKPDPSVLSLEDNKGNTALHIAIKKGRIQNVRCLILVEGISINAMNKDGETPLDIAEKCGSPELVSILREAGATKSKDGKPPSAVKQLKQTVSDIKHDVESQLKQTRQTGFRVQKIAKKLKKLHISGLNNAINSATVVAVLIATVAFAAIFTVPGQYVEEKRKGTSLGQANIADNPAFIIFVVFDSLALFISLAVVVVQTSVVVIEQKAKRQLVFVINKLMWLACLFISAAFISLAYVVVGSHAQWLAVCATVIGTTIMLTTIGSMCYCVVLHRMEEKKMRNIRKAESRSRSFSVSMASEPEILNSGYKRMYAL; from the exons ATGGAGAAACAGAGTAGCTTTAGGGGTGCCACAATGGAGAAACAACAGGATTTTCGCGGGGTAGATGAAAAGCAGGGTCATGCTCGTGGGGCAATGGAGAAACAACTGAGTTTCAAAGGTGTTATGGAGAAACAGAAGAGTTTTAAAGGGGCTATGGAGAAACAGAAGAGTTTTAAAGGGGTTATGGAGAAACAGAAGAGTTTTAAAGGACTTATGGAGAAGCAGAAGAGCTTTCGCATAGTGATGGAAAAACAGCTGAGTTTCATAAGTGGTGATAGGAGGAAGAGCAAGGATTCGCCGGGAAAAAGAGGAGACTTGCCCCTTCATTTGGCGGCTCGGGCAGGGAATTTAAGTCGAGTGAGAGAGGTTCTTCAGAGTTGTGATGGTGATGAGGCAAAGAATTTGTTGGCAAGGCAGAACCAGGAGGGGGAGACTCCCCTTTATGCTGCGGCGGATAGCGGGCATGCTTTGGTTGTTGGGGAGATGTTGAAACATTTGGACCTGCAAACTGCATCTATCACTGCCAGGAACGGGTATGATCCCTTCCATATTACCGCAAAGCAGGGTCATCTTG aGGTGTTGAAGGAGCTTTTGAACGTATTCCCCAACTTGGCCATGACCACAGATCTCTCCAATTCAACTGCCTTACACACAGCTGCTACTCAGGGCCACATTGACATAGTCAACCTTCTTTTGGAAACAGACTCCAACCTTGTCAAGATAGCCAAGAACAATGGCAAGACTGTCCTTCATTCTGCTGCGAGGATGGGGCACTTGGAGGTTGTGAAGTCCCTACTAAACAAAGACGTAAGCACTGGTTTTAGAACTGATAAAAAAGGCCAAACTGCATTGCACATGGCTGTGAAAGGGCAAAATGAGGAGATTGTGCTGGAACTGATAAAACCTGACCCATCGGTTTTGAGTTTGGAGGATAATAAGGGAAACACAGCGTTGCATATTGCCATAAAAAAGGGCCGTATTCAG AATGTACGTTGTCTGATATTAGTTGAGGGTATTAGCATCAATGCTATGAACAAGGATGGAGAGACCCCACTTGACATTGCAGAAAAATGTGGATCTCCAGAACTCGTCTCCATTTTAAGGGAAGCAGGGGCCACCAAATCTAAAGATGGAAAACCTCCAAGTGCAGTGAAGCAACTTAAGCAGACTGTCAGTGACATAAAACACGATGTCGAATCACAACTGAAACAGACCCGTCAAACTGGTTTCAGGGTCCagaaaattgcaaagaagctaAAAAAGCTTCACATTAGTGGTCTCAACAATGCTATAAACTCTGCAACTGTTGTTGCAGTTCTCATTGCTACTGTTGCTTTTGCTGCCATCTTTACTGTACCTGGCCAGTATgttgaggaaaaaagaaaggggactTCGCTTGGACAGGCCAATATAGCAGACAATCCGGCTTTCATAATCTTCGTTGTGTTTGATAGCCTGGCATTATTCATTTCCTTGGCTGTGGTGGTAGTCCAAACATCTGTGGTTGTCATAGAACAAAAGGCGAAGAGGCAGCTTGTGTTTGTGATTAACAAGCTTATGTGGCTGGCTTGTCTCTTCATTTCAGCTGCCTTCATTTCTCTGGCGTATGTGGTGGTGGGCTCACACGCCCAATGGCTTGCTGTGTGTGCTACAGTAATAGGTACTACAATCATGCTTACTACCATTGGCTCCATGTGCTATTGCGTCGTTTTACATAGAAtggaggagaagaaaatgaggaacATAAGGAAAGCTGAGAGCCGATCTcgttctttctctgtttctatGGCATCAGAACCTGAGATTTTGAACAGTGGATATAAGAGGATGTATGCACTCTGA
- the LOC133875877 gene encoding type I inositol polyphosphate 5-phosphatase 12-like, translating to MDDEDGTRVIEDDDMEALAGLSAVPPPRKNQSYSQQLRGTSSHKRHSQLRKHSLDDVQVVGLKSEHPFYDSSDEDFFPYSSTTTTPTTPTTPTITTASFAGGGDRLSMEGAAPDDFRQSQPLPEFIGSGGASGIFKVPTRAPVHPGRPPCLELRPHPLRETQVGKFLRNIACTETQLWAGQECGVRMWDFENAYEPGCGLGGFGGRVRRGDEDAAPFHESVNTSPTMCLLVDCANRLIWSGHKDGKIRSWKMDQPLDDTPFKEGLSWQAHRGPVLSMVLTSQGDLWSGAEGGVIKIWPWESIEKSLSLKPEEKHMAALLVERTYIDLRSQVTVNGVCSISSQEVKYLLSDNIRAKVWSAGPLSFSIWDARTRELLKVFNVDGQMENRVEMSLPPQDQAVEDEMKVKFVSTSKKEKSQGTSFLQRSRNAIMGAADAVRRVATKGAGAFVEDAKKTEALVLTVDGMIWSGCTSGLLVQWDGNGNRLHEVFHHPCSVQCFCTSGTRIYVGYVSGVVQVLDLEGNMIAGWVAHNSPVIKLAVGAGNVFSLATHGGIRGWNFTSPGPLDNIIRSELAGKELTYTKRNNVRIVVGTWNVGQGRASHDSLMSWLGSVVSDVGIVVVGLQEVEMGAGFLAMSAAKETVGLEGSSVGHWWLDTIGKALDEGSTFERMGSRQLAGLLISLWVKKNLRPYLGDIDVAAVPCGLGRAIGNKGGVGLRIRVYDRIMCFVNCHLAAHLEAVNRRNADFDHIYRNMVFSRSSSLLNAAAGVSTSAHMLRGANAGGGNSEEPRPELSQADMVVFLGDFNYRLFGISYDEARDFVSQRCFDWLREKDQLRAEMKAGKVFQGMREAIIRFPPTYKFEKHQAGLAGYDSGEKKRIPAWCDRIIYRDNRSASVSDCSLECPVVSSILQYEACMDVTDSDHKPVRCKFNVRIAHGDKSVRRQEFGKIFRSNEKIRPILEKLSYVPETIVSTNNIVLQHQDSSILRITNKCAKDTAIYKIICEGQLTVKEDGQTPEHRPRGGFGFPRWLEVVPAAGIINPEECAEVSVSHKDFHNLEEFVDGIPQNWWSEDTRDKEVILAVTVGGSCSIQTYSHRIRVHHCYSGKTMRIDSKTNSSRKNQEGSVQRSEFRQQSTSHVTVDDFQNLKIHEARNKD from the exons ATGGACGACGAAGACGGCACGAGAGTTATCGAAGACGATGACATGGAGGCCTTGGCTGGCCTAAGCGCCGTACCTCCGCCCCGAAAGAATCAGTCTTACAGCCAACAACTCCGTGGCACATCGTCGCATAAACGCCACTCCCAACTGCGCAAGCACAGCCTCGACGATGTCCAAGTGGTTGGCCTTAAATCAGAACACCCCTTCTACGACTCTTCCGACGAGGACTTCTTCCCTTactcctccaccaccaccacccccaCCACCCCCACAACCCCCACAATCACCACTGCTTCTTTCGCTGGCGGTGGTGACAGGCTCTCCATGGAGGGTGCTGCTCCCGACGACTTCCGCCAATCCCAGCCATTGCCGGAGTTCATCGGCAGCGGCGGCGCCAGCGGAATCTTCAAGGTTCCTACTCGGGCGCCGGTCCATCCCGGTCGCCCGCCTTGCCTCGAGCTTAGGCCTCACCCGCTGAGGGAGACCCAGGTGGGAAAGTTCTTAAGAAACATTGCGTGCACGGAGACCCAGTTGTGGGCCGGCCAAGAGTGTGGCGTGAGGATGTGGGACTTCGAGAACGCGTATGAACCTGGCTGCGGGCTCGGTGGGTTCGGCGGGCGGGTGAGGAGGGGTGACGAGGACGCGGCGCCGTTTCATGAGTCGGTGAACACGTCGCCTACCATGTGTTTGTTGGTTGATTGTGCGAATAGGTTGATTTGGAGTGGGCATAAGGATGGGAAGATTAGATCCTGGAAAATGGACCAGCCTTTGGATGATACGCCTTTCAAAGAAGGTCTTTCCTGGCAGGCGCATCGTGGTCCTGTTCTTTCTATGGTTTTGACATCTCAGG GTGATCTATGGTCAGGGGCTGAAGGTGGTGTTATTAAAATCTGGCCATGGGAATCCATTGAAAAATCTCTTTCTCTAAAACCAGAGGAAAAACACATGGCAGCTTTACTGGTGGAGAGGACATATATTGACCTAAGAAGCCAAGTCACTGTTAATGGTGTCTGTAGTATATCTTCTCAAGAAGTAAAGTATTTGTTATCTGATAATATTAGAGCTAAAGTTTGGTCTGCTGGGCCCCTATCCTTCTCAATTTG GGATGCTCGTACAAGGGAGCTTCTGAAAGTATTCAATGTAGATggtcagatggagaatagagtTGAGATGTCATTGCCGCCGCAAGATCAAGCAGTAGAAGATGAGATGAAAGTAAAATTTGTTTCTACATCAAAAAAGGAGAAATCCCAGGGTACTAGCTTTTTGCAACGGTCACGTAATGCCATAATGGGAGCTGCAGATGCTGTTCGTCGAGTTGCAACTAAGGGGGCAGGGGCATTTGTAGAAGATGCCAAGAAAACAGAAGCACTAGTGCTAACAGTTGATGGAATGATTTGGAGTGGATGTACAAGTGGCTTACTTGTGCAGTGGGATGGGAACGGAAATCGACTGCATGAAGTTTTTCACCATCCTTGTTCTGTCCAATGCTTTTGCACTTCTGGGACACGAATTTATGTAGGCTATGTGAGTGGTGTTGTCCAAGTGTTGGATCTCGAGGGAAATATGATTGCAGGATGGGTTGCTCATAACAGTCCTGTGATAAAATTGGCAGTTGGGGCTGGCAATGTTTTTAGCTTAGCTACTCATGGTGGTATACGTGGATGGAACTTCACCTCTCCAGGGCCTCTTGACAACATAATACGGTCTGAATTGGCAGGAAAAGAACTGACATATACAAAACGGAACAATGTCAGAATCGTAGTTGGCACATGGAATGTTGGTCAAGGAAGAGCCTCTCACGATTCCCTTATGTCATGGTTGGGTTCTGTTGTATCAGATGTTGGcattgttgttgttgggttGCAAGAAGTAGAGATGGGCGCTGGTTTTCTTGCAATGTCTGCAGCAAAAGAGACT GTAGGACTTGAAGGGAGTTCTGTCGGGCACTGGTGGTTGGACACAATAGGAAAGGCCTTAGATGAAGGGAGTACTTTTGAGCGTATGGGTTCTAGGCAGCTCGCAGGCTTGCTTATATCTCTTTG GGTGAAAAAGAATCTTAGACCATATCTTGGGGACATTGACGTTGCAGCAGTTCCATGTGGCCTTGGTCGTGCAATTGGTAATAAG GGAGGTGTAGGTTTGAGAATCAGAGTATATGATCGGATAATGTGCTTTGTAAACTGTCACTTGGCTGCACATCTGGAAGCTGTCAATCGCCGCAATGCTGATTTTGATCACATATATCGAAATATGGTCTTCAGCCGGTCATCTAGTCTACTCAATGCAGCTG CTGGTGTCTCAACTTCTGCTCATATGCTTCGCGGTGCAAAT GCTGGGGGTGGCAACTCTGAAGAACCAAGGCCTGAGTTATCTCAAGCAGATATGGTTGTATTTCTTGGTGACTTTAATTACCGGCTTTTTGGTATATCTTATGATGAGGCAAGGGACTTTGTTTCGCAAAGATGCTTTGATTGGCTCAGAGAAAAGGATCAGCTCAGAGCAGAGATGAAAGCTGGAAAAGTTTTCCAAGGAATGCGAGAGGCAATCATAAGATTCCCTCCAACATACAAGTTTGAAAAGCACCAAGCAGGTTTAGCAG GATATGATTCTGGTGAGAAGAAGCGCATTCCTGCCTGGTGTGACCGAATAATATATCGTGACAATCGGTCAGCTTCGGTGTCTGACTGCAGTTTAGAGTGCCCTGTGGTCTCATCAATTTTACA GTATGAGGCATGCATGGATGTGACTGATAGCGATCACAAACCTGTCCGGTGTAAATTCAATGTGAGAATTGCTCATGGGGATAAATCTGTTAGAAGACAGGAGTTTGGGAAAATTTTCAGATCTAATGAAAAAATTAGGCCTATTCTTGAAAAATTAAGTTATGTTCCAGAAACCATTGTGAGCACCAACAATATAGTCCTTCAACACCAGGACTCATCCATCCTGCGAATCACCAACAAATGTGCGAAGGACACGGCtatatataaaatcatttgTGAAGGCCAGTTGACTGTCAAGGAGGATGGACAAACACCGGAGCATCGCCCAAGAGGTGGCTTTGGCTTTCCCCGATGGCTTGAG GTTGTGCCAGCAGCTGGCATAATTAATCCTGAAGAATGCGCGGAGGTCTCAGTGAGTCACAAAGACTTTCATAACCTAGAAGAGTTTGTTGATGGCATCCCACAAAACTGGTGGAGTGAAGACACCCGGGACAAGGAGGTGATATTGGCCGTAACTGTGGGTGGCAGTTGCTCAATCCAAACATATAGTCACCGAATCCGTGTCCATCACTGCTACTCCGGCAAGACAATGCGCATTGACTCAAAAACCAACAGTTCTAGGAAGAATCAAGAAGGTTCAGTCCAACGGTCTGAATTCCGGCAACAAAGCACTTCCCATGTCACAGTTGatgacttccaaaatttgaaaatccatGAAGCTAGAAACAAAGACTAA
- the LOC133875885 gene encoding probable thiol methyltransferase 2, whose translation MSLLLGHTLFPIRNVQLTLRGVSSRNLARMRRDETPLSTGVETTIRSNHPRIDKLQELVRSDGSWEASWEKGVTPWDLGQPTPVILHLHQTGALPKGRALIPGCGSGYDVQAIACPERYVVGLDISDSAIKKALELSSSSLNASNFTFLKADFFTWSPTELFDLVIDYTFFCAIERDMRLAWAQRIHDILKPGGELITLMFPISDHVDGPPYKVSVSDYEDVLHPLGFKAVSIVDNEMAIGPRKGREKLGRWKRSVGQSSL comes from the exons ATGTCCCTCTTATTGGGCCACACTCTCTTCCCGATACGAAACGTGCAGCTGACTCTCCGGGGCGTTTCGTCCCGAAACCTGGCGAGGATGAGGAGAGATGAAACCCCCCTGAGTACTGGGGTAGAGACGACCATAAGATCGAACCACCCCCGCATTGATAAGCTTCAAGAACTTGTGCGCAGCGACG GTAGTTGGGAAGCAAGTTGGGAGAAAGGTGTGACCCCATGGGATCTAGGACAACCAACACCTGTTATTTTACATCTTCATCAGACAGGAGCCCTTCCCAAGGGCAGGGCTTTAATCCCAGGATGTGGCAGT GGTTACGACGTACAAGCAATTGCATGCCCTGAACGCTATGTTGTTGGATTGGACATATCAGACAGTGCCATTAAGAAAGCACTGGAG TTGTCTTCCTCATCACTGAATGCAAGTAATTTTACCTTCTTGAAGGCAGACTTTTTCACTTGGAGTCCAACTGAATTGTTTGATCTTGTTATAGATTATAC GTTCTTCTGTGCCATTGAACGAGACATGAGGTTAGCATGGGCACAGCGAATTCATGATATTTTAAAACCTGGTGGAGAGCTCATAACGCTAATGTTTCCA ATCAGTGATCATGTTGATGGACCCCCTTACAAAGTATCAGTTTCAGA TTATGAAGATGTATTGCATCCCTTGGGCTTTAAGGCAGTATCCATTGTGGATAATGAAATGGCTATTGGACCTCGCAAG GGAAGAGAGAAGCTTGGCAGGTGGAAGAGATCCGTAGGCCAATCCTCTTTATGA